One Bacteroidota bacterium genomic region harbors:
- the sucC gene encoding ADP-forming succinate--CoA ligase subunit beta, with product MNLHEYQAKELLKKYNVPVQEGIACSTVHEAEEAYRHIKHTSGSSFAVVKAQIHAGGRGKGTIKETGINGVKVGKSVDDIVEFARKILGGTLVTLQTGPAGKVVSKVLVAQDMYYDGPSPRKEFYLSILLDRSKGQNVIMYSTEGGMNIEEVAHNTPDKIFKEWVNPSGGLLPFQARKIAFNLGLSGEAFKNCVKFVANLYNAYVGLDCSMLEINPLFKASDDKIIAVDCKMGLDDNALMRHSDVASLRDVSEEDPTEVEAGQYNLNYVKLDGNVGCMVNGAGLAMATMDMIKLSGGEPANFLDVGGTANAQTVEAGFKIILKDPAVKAILINIFGGIVRCDRVAQGVIDAYNNIGNIRVPIIVRLQGTNAEEAKKLIDESGLKVQSAIQLSEAAALVKKAVA from the coding sequence ATGAATCTCCACGAATACCAGGCTAAGGAATTACTGAAAAAATACAATGTGCCCGTTCAGGAAGGTATTGCCTGCAGCACCGTACATGAAGCAGAAGAAGCTTACCGTCATATCAAGCATACAAGCGGCAGCAGTTTTGCTGTGGTAAAAGCACAGATACATGCAGGTGGTCGTGGAAAAGGAACGATAAAAGAAACCGGTATCAACGGAGTGAAAGTGGGTAAATCCGTTGATGATATAGTTGAATTTGCCCGCAAGATCCTGGGTGGCACACTGGTCACTTTACAAACAGGGCCGGCCGGTAAAGTGGTAAGTAAAGTTTTGGTGGCACAGGATATGTATTATGATGGTCCTTCGCCACGTAAAGAATTTTATTTATCAATACTGCTTGACAGGAGCAAAGGACAGAATGTAATAATGTATAGCACAGAAGGCGGAATGAATATTGAAGAGGTTGCACATAATACACCTGATAAAATTTTTAAAGAATGGGTAAATCCTTCAGGTGGCCTTCTCCCCTTCCAGGCCAGGAAGATCGCTTTCAATCTCGGACTAAGTGGCGAAGCATTTAAGAACTGCGTAAAGTTTGTTGCGAATTTATACAATGCGTATGTGGGTTTGGATTGTTCAATGCTTGAGATAAATCCTCTCTTCAAAGCATCCGATGATAAGATCATTGCAGTTGATTGTAAAATGGGTCTTGATGATAATGCGCTGATGCGCCACTCGGATGTTGCATCGCTACGTGATGTAAGTGAAGAAGACCCGACTGAAGTAGAAGCTGGACAGTACAACCTGAACTATGTAAAGCTTGATGGCAATGTTGGTTGTATGGTAAATGGAGCCGGTCTCGCAATGGCCACGATGGATATGATCAAACTCAGCGGTGGTGAACCAGCCAACTTTCTTGATGTGGGTGGTACCGCCAATGCACAAACTGTTGAAGCAGGATTCAAGATCATTTTGAAAGACCCGGCCGTAAAAGCAATTCTCATTAACATTTTTGGCGGTATCGTTCGTTGCGACCGTGTAGCACAGGGTGTAATAGACGCATATAATAATATCGGCAACATCAGGGTTCCGATCATTGTCCGTTTGCAAGGCACCAATGCTGAAGAAGCAAAAAAACTAATTGATGAAAGCGGATTGAAAGTGCAATCGGCTATTCAGTTGAGTGAGGCGGCAGCGTTGGTGAAGAAAGCTGTAGCATAA